From a region of the Leptospira montravelensis genome:
- a CDS encoding phosphate signaling complex PhoU family protein — MIISKFYYLRKNLYSMAELVLEQVILLSEALEADDYAQAERIVERDDLIDDLEKENDNLSQNAILEAVSNRNILGMGDVDNDIVLKKDPLRFALSAIRITRNMERMGDQVVNCADVFRHKTIRKGLFKNEEPMTLILSRVTTLAGMAIESLVEEKERFMGSVNSLEDELNALCDQAFHKYRCIPDMEKQEFADVYRIILALERLGDYAVNVAEELVRLNTGKDIRHLENVKTKASHFP; from the coding sequence ATGATTATTTCCAAGTTCTACTACTTAAGAAAGAATTTATATTCTATGGCTGAATTAGTTTTGGAGCAAGTGATCCTCCTTAGTGAAGCTTTGGAGGCGGATGATTATGCGCAAGCAGAGCGGATCGTCGAAAGGGATGACCTCATTGATGATTTAGAAAAGGAAAACGATAACCTTTCCCAAAATGCCATTTTAGAAGCAGTGAGTAATCGTAACATTTTAGGTATGGGCGATGTGGACAATGATATTGTCTTAAAAAAAGATCCTCTAAGGTTTGCGCTTTCTGCCATTCGTATTACGAGGAATATGGAAAGGATGGGAGACCAGGTGGTGAATTGTGCCGATGTATTTCGCCATAAAACCATTCGCAAAGGTCTTTTTAAAAACGAAGAACCTATGACTTTGATTTTATCTCGTGTAACAACACTTGCAGGAATGGCCATTGAATCACTTGTCGAAGAAAAAGAAAGGTTTATGGGAAGTGTCAATTCCTTAGAAGATGAATTAAACGCTCTTTGTGACCAAGCATTCCATAAGTATCGTTGTATTCCCGATATGGAAAAACAAGAATTTGCAGATGTATATCGGATTATTCTCGCCTTGGAAAGGTTAGGCGATTATGCGGTAAACGTAGCAGAAGAACTTGTCCGACTCAATACAGGAAAAGACATCCGCCATTTAGAAAACGTTAAAACGAAAGCCTCTCATTTTCCTTAA
- the hfq gene encoding RNA chaperone Hfq, with amino-acid sequence MSAKNNIQDQLLNTARKEKIDLTIYLLNGVPLKGKVVSFDNFTIILENDNKQNLVYKHAISTIIPAKPIKLHSEETPKEAGGA; translated from the coding sequence ATGTCGGCAAAAAATAATATTCAAGACCAACTTCTAAATACTGCAAGAAAGGAGAAAATTGATCTCACCATTTACTTGTTAAACGGAGTTCCGCTGAAAGGAAAGGTTGTCAGTTTTGACAATTTCACAATCATCCTAGAAAACGATAACAAACAGAACTTGGTGTATAAACACGCCATTTCTACCATCATTCCTGCAAAACCCATCAAACTTCATAGTGAAGAAACACCGAAAGAAGCGGGAGGAGCCTAA
- the miaA gene encoding tRNA (adenosine(37)-N6)-dimethylallyltransferase MiaA has protein sequence MILPVLGGPTGSGKTALSQTLDPKRFEIVSFDSRQVYRDLPVGTTAPSHKESTYIHHWLVGFLNANESINASQFSLWAREAINDIRARGKIPFLIGGTGFYLRAFLLGMYPVPNVPKETKDYVLELSLEEARSQLFAKDPKALASLSPQDGYRIKRALEVVLTGVLWSDVSKETVGGFLNEEPDVQIIGHWLDWPREILYQRINERVKEIATGMLAETKEVISRYGSNCPGLRTLGYNFALAFLNGTIDSNTFIEQLAQSHRNYAKRQVTWFKKDPLLSAISFESAVQLYTNIDKI, from the coding sequence TTGATCCTTCCTGTCCTTGGTGGACCTACAGGTTCCGGAAAAACCGCACTTTCCCAAACCCTTGACCCTAAACGTTTCGAAATTGTTTCTTTTGACTCACGCCAAGTCTATCGGGATCTCCCGGTAGGCACGACGGCCCCTTCCCACAAAGAGTCCACTTACATTCATCATTGGCTTGTTGGATTTCTAAATGCCAATGAATCTATCAATGCCAGTCAATTTTCCCTTTGGGCCCGCGAAGCCATAAATGACATTCGTGCCCGTGGAAAAATTCCCTTCCTAATTGGTGGAACAGGTTTTTACCTCAGAGCTTTTCTATTAGGAATGTATCCCGTACCAAATGTACCCAAGGAAACCAAAGATTATGTTTTGGAACTTTCTTTAGAGGAAGCAAGGTCACAACTTTTTGCCAAAGATCCCAAAGCCCTAGCTTCTTTGTCACCACAAGATGGTTATCGAATCAAACGAGCTCTGGAAGTGGTACTTACTGGCGTACTTTGGTCAGATGTATCTAAGGAGACAGTGGGTGGATTTTTAAATGAGGAACCAGATGTCCAAATCATTGGACATTGGTTGGATTGGCCCCGAGAAATTCTTTACCAAAGGATTAATGAACGTGTGAAAGAGATCGCCACTGGTATGTTAGCGGAGACCAAAGAAGTAATTTCTAGATACGGGTCGAACTGTCCAGGCCTACGAACCTTAGGTTACAATTTTGCGCTTGCTTTCCTAAATGGAACCATAGACAGTAATACATTCATTGAGCAGCTGGCCCAAAGTCATAGAAATTATGCGAAACGACAGGTTACTTGGTTCAAAAAAGATCCATTACTTTCGGCCATTTCCTTCGAATCCGCTGTCCAATTGTATACAAATATAGATAAAATATAG
- a CDS encoding pyridoxine 5'-phosphate synthase has translation MTQLSVNVNKIATLRNSRGGSIPSVTNISEIILDTGAYGITIHPREDERHITKQDVLEIGQFLKSYNEKLLKKGFPKKEFNIEGEPSVRFLDLVLAAKPDQATLVPVKPGEITSDHGFDLKDKTVFQTLKSMIGRFHEEGIRVSLFMETNFEQYTLVKDLGADRIELYTGPFAWAYERSKEEGLSSFKEYEIAATEANKLGLGVNAGHDLDTNNLTLFAKLPFLAEVSIGHRLVSQSLVDGMEKTIKEYLRVLSQGNVI, from the coding sequence ATGACCCAATTAAGTGTCAATGTCAACAAGATCGCCACTCTGCGTAATTCTCGTGGTGGATCCATTCCTAGTGTCACAAACATTTCAGAGATTATCCTGGATACAGGCGCCTACGGCATAACCATCCATCCCAGAGAGGATGAAAGGCATATCACCAAACAGGATGTACTCGAAATAGGCCAGTTTTTGAAATCTTACAACGAAAAATTGTTAAAAAAGGGATTTCCCAAAAAAGAATTTAATATCGAAGGCGAACCAAGTGTACGTTTTTTAGATCTAGTCCTTGCGGCCAAACCGGACCAAGCCACTTTAGTTCCGGTAAAACCAGGAGAAATCACCTCCGACCACGGATTCGACTTAAAAGACAAAACAGTGTTCCAAACTTTAAAATCGATGATTGGACGTTTCCACGAAGAAGGAATTCGTGTTTCTTTGTTTATGGAAACCAATTTTGAACAATATACGCTCGTAAAGGATTTAGGGGCAGATCGAATCGAACTCTATACAGGACCTTTTGCTTGGGCTTACGAAAGATCAAAAGAGGAAGGTTTATCGAGTTTTAAAGAATATGAAATAGCGGCAACAGAGGCAAACAAACTAGGGTTAGGTGTAAATGCAGGACATGATTTGGATACAAACAACCTTACACTATTCGCAAAACTTCCCTTTTTAGCAGAAGTATCCATCGGCCATAGGTTGGTAAGTCAAAGCCTTGTAGACGGAATGGAAAAAACAATCAAAGAATATCTTAGAGTTCTTTCGCAAGGAAACGTAATTTAG
- a CDS encoding tetratricopeptide repeat protein — MRPFVVLIFALSLGFCTSDPQKNPTRDPYSLETLIFLEEVLLDVWESTELREEAMSRLRYVCRTRDTDDGYLCYTWGLLEYHRGNYSESYTAFRKALEKNPNDSLYKNMLRITAEKSGNLADLKAHSRDGEVFAIFTETQKLCKENKTPEVTSFLFLSQRGVLTKESLRRGILADCFQRLNEIDKSNIQKEIRLASLSYKERLYADQMKSDPFSRIWDTTYYHRGESGKEAIGASAGVVSVSSSLGTEAGVPVQGTTWKPGTAITDAWKKVKLASASGNESQARDALRSFISEIQIIKRKGKLEGQLALALERAAKLLLEQDPQYSKLRFLAKEL; from the coding sequence ATGCGTCCATTCGTTGTCCTGATTTTTGCTCTTTCCCTTGGGTTTTGTACTTCAGATCCTCAGAAAAACCCTACCCGAGATCCGTACAGTTTGGAAACCCTCATCTTTTTGGAAGAGGTGCTTTTGGATGTTTGGGAGTCCACCGAATTGAGAGAAGAGGCAATGTCTCGACTAAGATATGTTTGTCGAACCCGTGATACGGATGATGGATATTTGTGTTATACTTGGGGACTCCTGGAATACCATCGGGGCAATTATTCGGAGAGTTATACTGCATTTCGAAAGGCTCTGGAAAAAAATCCCAATGATAGTCTCTATAAAAATATGTTAAGAATCACTGCTGAAAAATCGGGAAATTTAGCCGACCTCAAAGCCCATTCCCGCGATGGAGAGGTTTTTGCGATTTTTACAGAAACACAGAAACTTTGTAAGGAAAACAAAACACCAGAAGTAACATCCTTTTTATTTTTATCACAACGTGGGGTCCTAACAAAAGAATCTTTACGACGGGGAATTCTTGCCGATTGTTTCCAACGTTTGAATGAAATAGACAAATCCAACATTCAAAAAGAAATTCGCCTGGCCTCTCTTTCTTATAAAGAACGTCTTTATGCAGATCAAATGAAATCAGATCCTTTTTCTCGGATTTGGGACACAACCTACTACCACAGAGGGGAATCGGGAAAAGAAGCGATTGGGGCCAGTGCGGGAGTGGTTTCAGTGAGTTCCTCTCTCGGTACAGAAGCGGGAGTTCCTGTGCAAGGGACAACCTGGAAACCAGGGACAGCCATTACCGATGCTTGGAAAAAAGTGAAACTAGCCTCAGCTTCTGGGAATGAATCCCAAGCGAGAGACGCCCTTCGTAGTTTTATTTCCGAAATCCAAATCATAAAAAGAAAAGGAAAACTCGAAGGACAATTAGCACTCGCATTGGAAAGAGCAGCCAAATTACTATTAGAACAAGACCCTCAGTATTCTAAATTACGTTTCCTTGCGAAAGAACTCTAA
- a CDS encoding chemotaxis protein CheW, protein MAKETSSANQFIHEQYIIFNLGDEEYAIPITIVEEIVKITNLIRVPQSKSFFAGIMDIRGKVVRMIDLAKRLNIKNITDGSADRAIVINVSGKSIGVIVDKVSHVVHFPANQVDPPPPSVKGISSRYITGVGKKDNRFIILIDIEKILTVDEITELATV, encoded by the coding sequence ATGGCAAAAGAAACATCATCGGCAAACCAATTCATTCATGAGCAGTACATTATATTCAATTTGGGCGATGAAGAATATGCAATTCCCATCACCATAGTCGAAGAGATTGTCAAAATCACTAACCTAATCCGTGTTCCACAATCCAAAAGTTTCTTCGCAGGAATTATGGACATACGGGGAAAAGTCGTTCGAATGATCGACCTTGCCAAACGTCTCAATATTAAAAATATTACGGATGGTTCGGCTGACCGAGCCATTGTTATCAACGTTTCTGGTAAATCCATTGGTGTGATTGTGGACAAAGTGTCACATGTGGTTCATTTTCCTGCAAACCAAGTGGACCCACCTCCACCTTCGGTCAAAGGAATTTCATCAAGGTACATCACAGGTGTTGGTAAAAAAGATAATAGGTTTATTATCTTAATCGATATTGAAAAAATTCTCACGGTCGACGAAATCACTGAGTTAGCAACCGTCTAA
- a CDS encoding FYDLN acid domain-containing protein — protein MVAKKAVKKQAPPPKKKAVAKEKPTKDVKSASPKEDKKKPVVGVKTPATKAKALPAPKATPAVKFDPNNPLGKKFSCYSCGTKFYDLNKPEKKCPKCGADQLAKPAIKSRMAAIRSSEYEVEEEEEPVLEDDELLEETEELEETEEEEVVAEEEV, from the coding sequence ATGGTCGCAAAAAAAGCAGTCAAGAAGCAGGCACCCCCGCCCAAGAAAAAAGCGGTAGCCAAAGAAAAACCAACCAAGGACGTAAAGTCCGCTTCCCCGAAGGAAGATAAAAAAAAGCCAGTAGTCGGTGTTAAAACCCCCGCTACGAAGGCCAAGGCTTTGCCGGCTCCAAAAGCAACACCCGCTGTAAAATTCGATCCCAATAACCCTTTGGGAAAAAAATTCAGCTGTTACTCTTGCGGAACAAAGTTTTATGATTTGAACAAACCCGAAAAAAAATGCCCTAAATGTGGGGCAGACCAATTGGCCAAACCCGCTATCAAATCCCGGATGGCTGCCATTCGCAGTTCCGAATACGAAGTGGAGGAAGAGGAAGAGCCAGTTTTGGAAGATGATGAACTCTTAGAAGAAACGGAAGAATTGGAAGAGACCGAAGAAGAGGAGGTCGTAGCCGAGGAAGAGGTTTGA
- a CDS encoding S41 family peptidase yields the protein MKRIVYLLSFFTLLSFALPVGFISCEPEAKKAPNRVTNFTYQDFETVVKSVDKFYIDKNINKNRAFTDAASFAVLSMPHPLYIYPESYFNEREKYDDKEDLWPGKTFKISPSDKFVLFDPDYTLVEKIQKEKLKKNENRKLSDAEVKKLIEKEKLKKSVIAAKWEEINFSRKEFDRVVTYIQDNIETYKTPVLKGLVELDGELPDEEEDKKEFSMEQVFLAAANGYLNSLDPHSNVFLKEMWEESMAKISDGSFEGIGAILSGGGSREVVVENPLEGSPAVKAGIRSGDTIVAVDGKVIKNLTLDKVVKKIKGPKATKVVLTITRKGNTGKTDIEVIRDKITIKNVTHHIVKENPQVGYIKLTGFVKPGPGEAPIDTQIANAVVEMEQEAKESGKPLKALILDLRGNSGGYLDLAIDIADMFIEKGMIVFTRTPFRSDEEKYAKNKDITKLPLVVLINSKSASASEIVASAIQHHGRGILLGERTFGKATVQSLNNLENNPDYLLKITNARYYSPSGKTIQVVGVSPDIEVSEEPDGGFPFRYREEDMWNHLPLIPHEGVVKSKFNVNAIKEFAKKNGKADAFLKSHANDAIKPDYMLIRSLDYIEGMLNTK from the coding sequence TTGAAACGAATTGTTTACCTACTTTCCTTTTTCACCCTACTCAGTTTTGCCCTTCCTGTAGGCTTTATTTCCTGCGAACCGGAAGCCAAAAAAGCTCCTAACCGTGTAACCAATTTTACCTACCAAGACTTCGAAACCGTGGTCAAATCTGTGGATAAGTTCTACATTGATAAAAATATCAATAAAAACAGGGCATTCACTGATGCGGCTTCTTTTGCTGTTCTTAGTATGCCACACCCACTTTATATTTACCCTGAAAGTTATTTCAATGAAAGGGAAAAATACGACGACAAAGAGGATCTTTGGCCTGGGAAAACTTTTAAAATTTCACCTTCCGACAAATTCGTGTTATTTGATCCAGATTATACTCTTGTAGAAAAAATCCAAAAAGAGAAACTAAAGAAAAACGAAAATAGAAAACTCTCCGATGCTGAAGTCAAAAAACTCATCGAAAAAGAAAAACTAAAAAAATCTGTTATCGCAGCGAAGTGGGAAGAAATTAATTTCTCACGCAAAGAATTTGATCGAGTCGTAACTTACATCCAAGACAATATAGAAACTTACAAAACACCTGTGCTAAAAGGACTTGTAGAACTTGATGGCGAACTTCCTGACGAAGAGGAAGATAAAAAAGAATTCAGCATGGAACAAGTGTTTCTTGCCGCAGCCAATGGTTACCTAAATTCTTTAGATCCACATTCCAATGTGTTTTTGAAAGAAATGTGGGAAGAGTCAATGGCTAAAATTAGCGATGGTTCCTTTGAAGGAATCGGAGCGATTTTATCTGGTGGTGGTAGCCGAGAAGTCGTCGTAGAAAACCCACTTGAAGGAAGCCCTGCTGTGAAAGCAGGAATTCGAAGTGGAGACACAATCGTTGCAGTAGACGGTAAAGTTATAAAGAACCTAACGCTCGATAAAGTAGTAAAAAAAATCAAAGGACCAAAAGCAACAAAAGTGGTTCTGACTATCACTAGAAAAGGAAATACCGGTAAAACCGATATCGAAGTGATTCGTGATAAAATTACTATTAAAAACGTAACCCATCATATCGTAAAAGAAAACCCACAAGTTGGTTATATCAAACTCACTGGATTTGTGAAACCAGGTCCAGGGGAAGCTCCGATTGATACACAAATTGCCAATGCAGTGGTAGAGATGGAACAAGAAGCCAAAGAAAGTGGAAAACCATTAAAAGCACTTATCCTTGACTTACGTGGGAACTCTGGTGGGTATTTAGATCTTGCGATTGATATTGCAGATATGTTTATCGAAAAAGGAATGATTGTATTCACAAGAACTCCATTCCGTAGTGATGAAGAAAAATATGCTAAAAACAAAGATATCACAAAACTCCCGCTAGTTGTTTTAATCAATTCCAAATCCGCTTCTGCATCCGAAATTGTAGCAAGTGCCATCCAACACCACGGTCGCGGAATTTTACTGGGAGAAAGAACTTTTGGGAAAGCCACAGTTCAAAGTTTAAATAACTTAGAAAACAATCCAGATTACTTACTTAAAATTACAAATGCAAGATACTATTCTCCATCTGGAAAAACAATCCAAGTTGTAGGTGTATCACCTGACATTGAAGTTTCGGAAGAACCAGATGGAGGATTTCCTTTCCGTTATCGTGAAGAAGATATGTGGAACCATCTCCCACTCATCCCTCACGAAGGTGTAGTCAAATCCAAATTCAACGTCAATGCCATCAAAGAGTTTGCAAAGAAAAATGGGAAGGCAGATGCCTTCTTAAAATCACATGCCAACGATGCCATCAAACCAGACTATATGTTAATCAGAAGTTTGGATTACATTGAAGGAATGTTAAATACAAAATAA
- a CDS encoding mannose-1-phosphate guanylyltransferase: MPKESPVVLIMAGGKGERFWPRSRTNSPKQLQKVYSNKTLLRETIDRALTITTLDRIYIGTNANLKAEILKKDPKFPSTNFILEPEGKNTAPIIALSALYFQKKFGNPNLIVLSADAFIDPIKEFTITIEQALYETANGMVLLGVKPNRPEVGYGYISTGKPTDVGYTVKAFFEKPDFKTALKYIKKKNFYWNPGIFLFRTETILSELERHAPHILNPLKNGFPFKSFGDLKTAFQMLPSEAIDTAIMEKSNRIRMVEATFNWDDVGSWMSLERILPGDKEKNHHQGKEVLYHKASGNISSVQKELITFLGVKDLIVVEEPDVLLVTSREGVGDIKAMLSTMRKNKVLQKYLD; the protein is encoded by the coding sequence ATACCTAAAGAATCCCCGGTTGTCCTTATTATGGCTGGCGGAAAGGGAGAGAGGTTTTGGCCTCGCTCCCGCACGAATTCCCCAAAACAACTCCAGAAAGTTTATTCCAATAAAACCTTACTTCGTGAGACCATCGACCGCGCTCTCACCATTACTACACTTGATCGAATTTATATTGGAACCAACGCCAACCTTAAAGCGGAGATTCTTAAAAAAGATCCTAAATTTCCCTCTACCAATTTCATTTTGGAGCCAGAGGGCAAAAACACGGCTCCCATCATTGCTCTATCGGCACTTTATTTTCAGAAAAAATTTGGAAACCCAAACTTAATTGTTTTATCAGCCGATGCCTTTATTGATCCGATCAAAGAATTTACTATAACCATAGAACAAGCATTATACGAGACAGCCAATGGAATGGTTTTATTAGGTGTGAAACCAAACCGTCCGGAAGTAGGTTATGGTTATATTAGTACGGGGAAACCAACAGATGTAGGTTATACGGTAAAAGCATTTTTTGAGAAACCTGATTTTAAAACGGCTCTAAAATACATCAAAAAAAAGAATTTTTATTGGAACCCTGGGATTTTTCTTTTTCGCACAGAAACCATTCTTTCGGAACTAGAACGTCATGCTCCTCACATCTTAAATCCCTTAAAAAATGGATTCCCATTTAAAAGTTTTGGAGATTTAAAAACGGCTTTTCAAATGCTTCCCTCCGAGGCTATCGACACTGCCATTATGGAAAAATCCAACAGGATTCGGATGGTAGAAGCTACTTTTAATTGGGACGACGTTGGATCTTGGATGTCTTTGGAACGAATTTTGCCTGGAGACAAGGAAAAAAACCACCACCAAGGAAAAGAAGTACTCTATCATAAGGCTTCAGGAAATATTTCTTCGGTGCAAAAAGAACTCATAACCTTTCTTGGTGTGAAGGATCTCATTGTTGTAGAAGAACCAGATGTTTTACTTGTCACTTCACGCGAGGGAGTGGGTGATATCAAAGCGATGTTATCCACAATGAGGAAAAATAAAGTTTTACAAAAGTACCTCGACTAG
- a CDS encoding tyrosine-type recombinase/integrase, with the protein MIKLRYSLEDHRFHLQFGYSKTFFSIAKSIPKAYYDSTTKSWSYPNDPTIIKQVLDAFESDDIRIIPKEIPKKCGILDDYLKATRDRNFTFCTTKTYFSHLFRLLVFTEKLPSNIRMIDLENYLDHIVLERGAKAASVRSARQAFIFYFREVRNQFTNLKFPKMKVESKLPEVLSAEETRAIFNALPNRKHKMLLLISYSSGLRVSEVIHLKLTDIDFKRNMVRVTQGKGKKDRYTILASSLLEELKEYLKVREYNLLLRQSYNEMRANPWLFPGMNNRPLNIRTAETIFTNAALKANIQKKVTFHSLRHAFATHLLELGTDLRMIQTLLGHASVRTTQIYTKVARSRLENIVSPLDRIPNQKDKTILLPENKQKD; encoded by the coding sequence ATGATCAAACTTCGTTATTCACTCGAGGACCATCGTTTCCATTTGCAATTTGGATATTCGAAAACTTTTTTTTCCATTGCAAAATCCATTCCCAAAGCATATTACGATTCCACTACCAAATCATGGTCCTACCCAAATGATCCAACCATCATTAAACAGGTACTAGATGCCTTTGAATCAGATGATATACGAATCATTCCTAAAGAAATTCCAAAAAAATGTGGAATTTTAGATGATTATTTAAAAGCAACTAGAGATAGAAATTTCACGTTTTGCACTACAAAAACTTACTTCTCACATTTATTTCGATTGTTAGTGTTCACAGAAAAACTTCCATCAAATATAAGAATGATTGATTTAGAAAATTATTTGGACCATATCGTCTTAGAACGTGGTGCAAAAGCTGCTAGTGTTCGTTCTGCAAGACAGGCTTTCATCTTTTATTTCCGCGAAGTTAGAAATCAGTTTACCAATCTAAAATTTCCTAAGATGAAAGTGGAATCAAAACTACCAGAAGTTTTGTCAGCCGAAGAAACAAGAGCCATCTTTAATGCATTACCCAACAGAAAACATAAAATGTTATTACTCATCAGTTACTCTTCCGGCTTACGGGTAAGTGAAGTGATTCATTTAAAATTAACTGATATAGATTTTAAACGAAATATGGTTCGTGTCACACAAGGAAAAGGTAAAAAAGATAGGTATACCATACTTGCTAGTTCCCTTCTGGAAGAACTTAAAGAATATTTAAAAGTCAGGGAATACAATTTGTTATTACGACAAAGTTATAACGAAATGCGAGCCAATCCTTGGTTGTTTCCTGGAATGAACAATAGACCACTTAATATTCGTACTGCGGAAACCATTTTCACCAACGCAGCCCTAAAAGCCAATATCCAAAAGAAAGTGACCTTCCATAGTTTAAGGCATGCTTTTGCCACACATCTTTTAGAATTGGGAACAGATCTACGAATGATCCAAACTTTACTCGGACACGCAAGTGTCCGAACCACACAAATTTATACAAAAGTGGCAAGAAGTCGGTTAGAAAATATCGTCAGTCCTTTGGACCGAATTCCAAACCAAAAAGACAAAACCATTCTTTTACCAGAAAACAAACAAAAAGACTAA
- a CDS encoding DUF1801 domain-containing protein, with product MKDKFEQFYSSLTETEISIVMRLKEILKPFETLEERISYSVLYYFQNSRVCFIWPASIKPGPKSGVQFGFCNGYLLNDPNQKLERENRKQVYCITFHTVNEINEIDLTNFIKNALEVDLSIFKKKK from the coding sequence ATGAAAGACAAATTCGAACAATTTTATTCATCTTTAACAGAAACTGAAATTTCAATTGTTATGCGACTTAAAGAAATTTTAAAACCATTTGAAACTCTCGAAGAAAGGATTTCGTATTCCGTTCTCTACTACTTTCAAAATAGTCGTGTTTGTTTTATTTGGCCAGCTTCTATCAAACCTGGACCAAAATCTGGAGTACAGTTTGGATTTTGTAACGGTTATCTGTTAAACGATCCGAATCAAAAACTTGAAAGGGAAAACCGCAAACAAGTTTATTGTATCACATTTCATACAGTCAATGAAATCAACGAAATTGACCTTACTAATTTTATAAAAAATGCTTTAGAAGTGGACCTGAGTATTTTTAAAAAGAAAAAGTAG
- the nadB gene encoding L-aspartate oxidase, whose translation MTRIKTDFLIIGSGVSGLFTALKLAPLGTVVVVTKKADYESNTNYAQGGIASVFDDKDKFEEHIKDTLESGAGLCDLEAVRVLVEEGPTRVRELLDLGVPFTRNQTGELDLAREGGHSKNRIIHSLDRTGSAVEQSLLDHVHANKNIQILENHACVDLITKHHLKDKENLPLRCYGAYIVDTETGEVFPVLAKKTILATGGAGQVYLHTTNPNIATGDGVASAYRAGAIVKNMEFYQFHPTSLFHEQGNSFLISEAVRGHGGILREIGGRPFMKDYHEMGELAPRDIVARAIDDTMKKRGEPHVLLDITHRPANDIINHFPSIYERCKKLGIDITTDPIPVVPAAHYMCGGVATDLLGRTNIADLYACGETTCTGVHGGNRLASNSLLECLVFSHRIAGDIQSQGKLSYSAETDLIPDWNKEGTTNTEEWVLISHDLIEIKTIMSNYVGIVRSDMRLERALRRIKLISEEVKDYYNRTTVSLGLLELRNLVKVAELIVRSALLRKESRGLHFSTDYPEDRTPSRQDTILSHKL comes from the coding sequence GTGACTCGAATTAAAACAGATTTTTTGATCATTGGAAGCGGAGTGAGTGGCCTCTTTACCGCATTAAAGCTAGCTCCGCTGGGAACTGTAGTCGTTGTCACTAAAAAAGCTGACTACGAATCCAATACCAATTATGCGCAAGGGGGAATTGCCTCTGTTTTCGATGATAAAGATAAGTTCGAAGAACATATCAAAGATACCTTAGAATCGGGCGCAGGACTTTGTGATTTAGAAGCAGTGCGTGTCCTTGTCGAAGAAGGACCTACTCGGGTTCGAGAACTACTGGATTTAGGAGTTCCGTTTACCAGAAACCAAACCGGGGAACTCGACCTTGCCCGCGAAGGTGGTCATAGCAAAAACCGCATCATCCATTCACTAGATAGAACCGGAAGTGCCGTAGAGCAGTCGCTACTCGACCATGTGCACGCAAACAAAAACATCCAAATTTTAGAAAACCATGCCTGTGTAGATCTTATCACCAAACACCACTTAAAGGACAAAGAAAATCTTCCCCTTCGGTGTTATGGTGCTTATATTGTTGATACAGAAACAGGAGAGGTATTTCCAGTTCTCGCTAAAAAAACCATTTTAGCCACTGGTGGTGCCGGTCAGGTATATCTTCATACCACCAATCCAAACATTGCGACTGGAGACGGAGTGGCAAGTGCCTATCGTGCAGGGGCCATCGTTAAAAATATGGAATTTTATCAATTCCATCCCACTTCTCTTTTTCATGAACAAGGAAATAGTTTTTTAATTTCAGAAGCAGTGCGAGGTCATGGTGGCATCTTACGAGAAATAGGCGGTAGACCATTCATGAAAGACTATCATGAAATGGGAGAACTTGCACCGCGTGATATTGTAGCTCGTGCCATCGACGATACTATGAAAAAAAGAGGAGAACCCCATGTCCTTCTCGATATCACTCATAGACCTGCAAACGACATCATCAACCACTTCCCTTCGATTTATGAACGTTGTAAAAAACTAGGAATCGATATTACAACCGATCCGATCCCTGTGGTGCCAGCAGCACATTATATGTGTGGCGGTGTGGCAACCGATCTACTGGGAAGAACCAATATTGCCGATTTATATGCCTGCGGGGAAACCACATGCACGGGAGTTCACGGCGGAAACCGATTGGCATCTAATAGTTTACTCGAATGTCTTGTTTTCTCTCATAGAATTGCAGGTGATATCCAGTCCCAAGGAAAACTAAGTTATTCGGCTGAAACAGATTTGATTCCTGATTGGAACAAAGAAGGAACCACCAATACAGAAGAATGGGTTCTCATCTCTCATGATTTGATAGAAATCAAAACCATTATGAGTAATTATGTGGGGATTGTGCGTTCAGATATGCGACTCGAAAGAGCCCTACGAAGAATCAAACTAATTTCGGAGGAAGTGAAAGACTATTACAACAGAACCACTGTCTCTCTTGGTTTACTAGAACTTCGAAACTTAGTAAAAGTCGCCGAACTCATTGTACGTTCCGCACTCCTAAGAAAAGAAAGTCGCGGGCTCCATTTTAGTACGGACTATCCAGAAGACAGGACACCTTCCAGACAAGATACAATCCTTTCTCACAAACTATAA